In one Populus nigra chromosome 12, ddPopNigr1.1, whole genome shotgun sequence genomic region, the following are encoded:
- the LOC133668972 gene encoding calmodulin-binding protein 60 B-like isoform X1 produces the protein MVLKRPFQFDGGEDGFGMGGPGAQESKRFRNAVRDVMGRLSVNDFVSKMEPLLRTVVRDEVERTVLRVLQSSSRPSFNQNKTSGGLMLHFVNKLPSTIFTGGRLEAEDGYPIRVVLMDANTRTVVSSGPLASLKIEIVPLDADFGFDDQEDWSRGEFAANVIREREGRRPLVTGELTVTLRDGVGQLGDIVFTDNSSWQRSRKFRLGARPVQKVSDEMRIREGRSQAFVVKDHRGELYKKHHPPHLHDEIWRLERIAKDGAFHKRLAFHGVVSVQEFLQLYMTDPAKLRAVLGCGISNRIWDTIIEHATTCVLDNSKFYSYFDAGQSIGLLFDSIYKVVGVMFDGQSYESLHNLSPPQKALVENIKRQAYKNVNNFIQVDARAIFGPSRSLTPLQAEPFNGSNLALQQLEFPVTRQEMQMDFNNSSSSTSYGYDTESSSPLEVSGAQTSHQEAFPQMFRNSFKFTDFFPLPYTEENSWSPKGWPVVTTEELSPEDISCVQTSTWSPGNSTWGTGSAFIFTAGDEGDAGFFSSHPSFGIHMSRIRPPKARWCKLRAALKMGSFMRDLAAKRMLQGLCL, from the exons ATGGTGCTAAAGAGGCCCTTTCAGTTTGATGGCGGGGAAGATGGGTTTGGGATGGGAGGCCCGGGAGCTCAAGAATCAAAGAGATTTAGGAA CGCTGTTAGAGATGTGATGGGAAGGCTTTCTGTGAATGATTTTGTGTCTAAAATGGAACCATTACTTCGAACTGTG GTCCGAGATGAGGTGGAAAGGACGGTTCTAAGAGTTCTTCAATCATCCTCAAG ACCCTCATTTAATCAGAACAAGACATCAGGAGGCCTGATGTTGCACTTTGTTAACAAATTGCCCTCCACCATCTTCACTGGCGGTAGGTTAGAAGCTGAGGACGGCTACCCAATCAGAGTTGTGTTGATGGATGCTAATACGAGGACCGTTGTCTCATCTGGTCCTCTAGCTTCCCTGAAAATCGAGATAGTTCCCCTTGATGCTGATTTTGGTTTCGATGATCAAGAAGATTGGAGTAGGGGTGAATTTGCAGCCAACGTGATTCGTGAAAGAGAAGGTCGAAGGCCATTGGTGACAGGAGAGCTCACTGTTACATTACGAGATGGTGTTGGCCAACTAGGTGATATAGTTTTCACTGATAATAGTAGTTGGCAGAGAAGTAGAAAGTTCAGGTTGGGTGCTAGACCTGTACAAAAGGTTTCTGATGAAATGAGGATTAGGGAAGGAAGAAGCCAAGCCTTTGTGGTTAAGGATCACCGCGGAGAGT tgtATAAGAAACATCACCCTCCACACTTGCATGATGAAATATGGCGACTGGAAAGGATTGCAAAAGACGGTGCATTCCATAAGCGGTTGGCATTTCATGGAGTTGTGTCTGTGCAGGAATTTTTGCAATTGTATATGACCGATCCAGCGAAGCTGCGCGCT GTTCTTGGATGTGGCATCTCAAACAGGATATGGGATACAATTATAGAGCATGCTACCACCTGTGTTCTAGATAATAGCAAGTTCTATAGTTACTTCGATGCTGGACAAAGCATCGGTCTGCTCTTTGATTCCATCTACAAAGTTGTAGGAGTTATGTTTGATGGCCAAAGCTATGAGTCTCTGCATAATCTCTCCCCTCCTCAAAAA GCCTTGGTTGAAAACATCAAGCGGCAAGCTTATAAGAACGTGAACAACTTCATCCAGGTTGATGCTCGTGCTATTTTTGGCCCCTCGAGGTCCTTGACACCCCTGCAGGCTGAGCCATTTAATGGTTCAAATCTAGCACTGCAGCAACTTGAATTCCCAGTCACACGCCAAG AAATGCAAATGGATTTCAATAATTCATCCAGTTCAACATCTTATGGATACGACACAGAAAGTAGCAGTCCGTTGGAAGTTTCTGGAGCTCAGACTAGTCATCAAGAAGCATTCCCTCAAATGTTTCGGAACAGCTTCAAATTTACAGATTTTTTCCCCCTTCCCTACACTGAGGAAAACAGTTGGTCACCAAAAGGTTGGCCAGTTGTGACAACCGAGGAATTAAGCCCTGAGGACATTTCTTGTGTCCAAACATCAACCTGGTCTCCTGGTAATTCAACATGGGGAACAGGCAGTGCCTTTATCTTCACTGCAGGTGATGAAGGGGATGCgggctttttttcttctcatcccAGTTTCGGTATACACATGTCCCGGATTCGACCACCGAAAGCAAGGTGGTGCAAGCTCCGCGCTGCCCTCAAAATGGGGTCATTTATGCGAGATCTCGCAGCTAAAAGAATGCTACAAGGCCTCTGTTTGTAA
- the LOC133668972 gene encoding calmodulin-binding protein 60 B-like isoform X2 — MGRLSVNDFVSKMEPLLRTVVRDEVERTVLRVLQSSSRPSFNQNKTSGGLMLHFVNKLPSTIFTGGRLEAEDGYPIRVVLMDANTRTVVSSGPLASLKIEIVPLDADFGFDDQEDWSRGEFAANVIREREGRRPLVTGELTVTLRDGVGQLGDIVFTDNSSWQRSRKFRLGARPVQKVSDEMRIREGRSQAFVVKDHRGELYKKHHPPHLHDEIWRLERIAKDGAFHKRLAFHGVVSVQEFLQLYMTDPAKLRAVLGCGISNRIWDTIIEHATTCVLDNSKFYSYFDAGQSIGLLFDSIYKVVGVMFDGQSYESLHNLSPPQKALVENIKRQAYKNVNNFIQVDARAIFGPSRSLTPLQAEPFNGSNLALQQLEFPVTRQEMQMDFNNSSSSTSYGYDTESSSPLEVSGAQTSHQEAFPQMFRNSFKFTDFFPLPYTEENSWSPKGWPVVTTEELSPEDISCVQTSTWSPGNSTWGTGSAFIFTAGDEGDAGFFSSHPSFGIHMSRIRPPKARWCKLRAALKMGSFMRDLAAKRMLQGLCL, encoded by the exons ATGGGAAGGCTTTCTGTGAATGATTTTGTGTCTAAAATGGAACCATTACTTCGAACTGTG GTCCGAGATGAGGTGGAAAGGACGGTTCTAAGAGTTCTTCAATCATCCTCAAG ACCCTCATTTAATCAGAACAAGACATCAGGAGGCCTGATGTTGCACTTTGTTAACAAATTGCCCTCCACCATCTTCACTGGCGGTAGGTTAGAAGCTGAGGACGGCTACCCAATCAGAGTTGTGTTGATGGATGCTAATACGAGGACCGTTGTCTCATCTGGTCCTCTAGCTTCCCTGAAAATCGAGATAGTTCCCCTTGATGCTGATTTTGGTTTCGATGATCAAGAAGATTGGAGTAGGGGTGAATTTGCAGCCAACGTGATTCGTGAAAGAGAAGGTCGAAGGCCATTGGTGACAGGAGAGCTCACTGTTACATTACGAGATGGTGTTGGCCAACTAGGTGATATAGTTTTCACTGATAATAGTAGTTGGCAGAGAAGTAGAAAGTTCAGGTTGGGTGCTAGACCTGTACAAAAGGTTTCTGATGAAATGAGGATTAGGGAAGGAAGAAGCCAAGCCTTTGTGGTTAAGGATCACCGCGGAGAGT tgtATAAGAAACATCACCCTCCACACTTGCATGATGAAATATGGCGACTGGAAAGGATTGCAAAAGACGGTGCATTCCATAAGCGGTTGGCATTTCATGGAGTTGTGTCTGTGCAGGAATTTTTGCAATTGTATATGACCGATCCAGCGAAGCTGCGCGCT GTTCTTGGATGTGGCATCTCAAACAGGATATGGGATACAATTATAGAGCATGCTACCACCTGTGTTCTAGATAATAGCAAGTTCTATAGTTACTTCGATGCTGGACAAAGCATCGGTCTGCTCTTTGATTCCATCTACAAAGTTGTAGGAGTTATGTTTGATGGCCAAAGCTATGAGTCTCTGCATAATCTCTCCCCTCCTCAAAAA GCCTTGGTTGAAAACATCAAGCGGCAAGCTTATAAGAACGTGAACAACTTCATCCAGGTTGATGCTCGTGCTATTTTTGGCCCCTCGAGGTCCTTGACACCCCTGCAGGCTGAGCCATTTAATGGTTCAAATCTAGCACTGCAGCAACTTGAATTCCCAGTCACACGCCAAG AAATGCAAATGGATTTCAATAATTCATCCAGTTCAACATCTTATGGATACGACACAGAAAGTAGCAGTCCGTTGGAAGTTTCTGGAGCTCAGACTAGTCATCAAGAAGCATTCCCTCAAATGTTTCGGAACAGCTTCAAATTTACAGATTTTTTCCCCCTTCCCTACACTGAGGAAAACAGTTGGTCACCAAAAGGTTGGCCAGTTGTGACAACCGAGGAATTAAGCCCTGAGGACATTTCTTGTGTCCAAACATCAACCTGGTCTCCTGGTAATTCAACATGGGGAACAGGCAGTGCCTTTATCTTCACTGCAGGTGATGAAGGGGATGCgggctttttttcttctcatcccAGTTTCGGTATACACATGTCCCGGATTCGACCACCGAAAGCAAGGTGGTGCAAGCTCCGCGCTGCCCTCAAAATGGGGTCATTTATGCGAGATCTCGCAGCTAAAAGAATGCTACAAGGCCTCTGTTTGTAA